A region of Leifsonia xyli DNA encodes the following proteins:
- a CDS encoding antibiotic ABC transporter permease, which translates to MNPTRTLATTGRVLTQIRHDPRTVVLLLVVPSLLIGLVAWIFTDTPVFQTIGPAILALFPFIVMFLVTSITTLRERRTGTLERLLSMPVGRGDFILGYTLAFGLLAIVQALLASAYALWVCGLDVKGDPWLLVAVAVVDAVLGSTLGLFASAFARTEFQVVQFMPLLVFPQILLGGIFLPRDQLPAGLKELSDWLPLSHAVDALNAVATDSHDAAYVGGQLLIIGAFALAAVILGALTLQRRTA; encoded by the coding sequence ATGAACCCGACCCGCACGCTCGCCACCACCGGCCGCGTCCTCACCCAGATCCGCCACGACCCGCGCACGGTCGTGCTGCTGCTCGTCGTGCCGAGCCTGCTCATCGGCCTGGTGGCGTGGATCTTCACCGACACCCCGGTGTTCCAGACGATCGGGCCGGCCATCCTCGCGCTGTTCCCGTTCATCGTGATGTTCCTGGTGACCTCCATCACGACGCTGCGGGAGCGCCGCACCGGCACCCTGGAGCGCCTGCTGTCGATGCCGGTCGGCCGCGGCGACTTCATCCTCGGCTACACGCTCGCGTTCGGCCTGCTGGCGATCGTGCAGGCGCTGCTCGCATCCGCGTACGCGCTGTGGGTGTGCGGGCTGGACGTGAAGGGCGACCCGTGGCTGCTCGTCGCGGTCGCGGTGGTGGATGCGGTGCTCGGCAGCACGCTGGGCCTGTTCGCGAGCGCGTTCGCCCGCACCGAGTTCCAGGTGGTGCAGTTCATGCCGCTGCTGGTCTTCCCTCAGATCCTGCTCGGCGGGATCTTCCTCCCGCGCGACCAGCTCCCTGCGGGCCTCAAGGAGCTCAGCGACTGGCTGCCGCTGTCCCACGCCGTCGACGCGCTCAACGCCGTCGCGACGGATTCGCACGACGCCGCCTACGTCGGCGGCCAGCTGCTCATCATCGGCGCGTTCGCGCTCGCCGCCGTCATCCTGGGTGCGCTGACACTGCAGCGGCGGACGGCGTAG
- a CDS encoding multidrug ABC transporter ATP-binding protein, protein MNSPDTAEPAVAIEALRVRRGRTDVLHGLDLHIPRGQVVGLLGPSGCGKTTLMRAIVGVQKVKSGTVSVLGQPAGSAALRHRVGYVTQAASVYDDLTIRQNLDYFRRVLGAGRADVERAIEATDLSDHAGRLVSSLSGGQRSRVSLAAALLGSPDLLVLDEPTVGLDPLLRVELWDLFHRLADAGTSLLISSHVMDEASRCDRLILMREGAVLADATPDELLAETGAADAEGAFLALLRRRHARHALPGDDSAGADVEEEAR, encoded by the coding sequence ATGAATTCGCCGGATACGGCGGAGCCCGCCGTCGCGATCGAGGCCCTCCGGGTGCGCCGCGGCCGGACGGACGTGCTGCACGGCCTCGACCTCCACATCCCGCGCGGCCAGGTGGTCGGGCTGCTCGGTCCGAGCGGCTGCGGCAAGACGACGCTCATGCGCGCCATCGTGGGCGTACAGAAGGTCAAGTCGGGCACCGTCTCGGTGCTCGGCCAGCCGGCCGGGTCCGCCGCGCTCCGGCACCGCGTCGGGTACGTCACCCAGGCGGCGAGCGTGTACGACGACCTCACCATCCGACAGAACCTGGACTACTTCCGCCGCGTGCTCGGCGCGGGGCGCGCCGACGTCGAGCGGGCGATCGAGGCGACCGACCTCTCCGACCACGCGGGCCGCCTGGTCTCGTCGCTCTCCGGCGGCCAGCGCAGCCGTGTCTCCCTGGCCGCCGCGCTGCTCGGCTCGCCCGACCTTCTCGTGCTCGACGAGCCCACCGTCGGGCTCGACCCGCTGCTGCGCGTCGAGCTGTGGGACCTCTTCCACCGTCTCGCCGACGCCGGCACCAGCCTGCTCATCTCGAGCCACGTGATGGATGAGGCCAGCCGCTGCGACCGCCTCATCCTGATGCGTGAGGGGGCCGTTCTCGCCGACGCGACACCGGACGAACTGCTCGCCGAGACCGGGGCGGCGGACGCCGAGGGCGCGTTCCTCGCCCTGCTGCGCCGCCGGCACGCGCGCCACGCGCTGCCGGGGGACGACAGCGCCGGCGCGGACGTCGAGGAGGAGGCACGATGA